In one window of Erythrolamprus reginae isolate rEryReg1 chromosome 1, rEryReg1.hap1, whole genome shotgun sequence DNA:
- the LOC139157061 gene encoding amine sulfotransferase-like isoform X2, with protein sequence MEKAEYEEMVNYKGCNLAKDLMKLDMLDALEDFEVRDSDILIDTYPKSGTIWTQNIVCLILYEGHRNGTENIPISRRCASIEYNVHDVDIAQMPAPRILMSHLPHYLVPKQLKAKKGKVIYVYRNPKDILVSFFHYTNEFYGMEKASHFEEYLQRFLSGNVYCSLVFDHVKGWYTHQNELNILFLCYEDMIQDLRGAVLKICKFIGKELSSEEVDKVVEMSTFKNMKADPRANFVKTYEESFGISNLTHMRKGTVGDWKNIMTVSQSERFDNAFQANMKDVPLKFIWDIKEI encoded by the exons ATGGAAAAAGCAGAGTATGAAGAAATGGTCAACTATAAAGGGTGTAATTTAGCAAAAGATTTGATGAAACTTGATATGCTTGATGCATTAGAAGATTTCGAAGTCAGGGATAGTGATATATTGATTGACACTTATCCAAAGTCTG GAACTATCTGGACCCAGAATATTGTATGCTTGATTTTGTATGAAGGCCATCGGAATGGAACAGAAAATATTCCCATATCACGTCGGTGTGCATCCATAGAATACAACGTGCATGATGTGGATATTGCCCAGATGCCAGCACCTCGCATCCTCATGTCCCATCTGCCACATTACTTAGTTCCCAAGCAACTGAAGGCCAAAAAGGGAAAA GTGATTTATGTTTACCGAAATCCAAAAGACATATTAGTGTCCTTTTTTCATTATACCAATGAATTCTATGGAATGGAAAAGGCAAGTCATTTTGAGGAATACTTGCAAAGATTTTTATCTGGAAATG TTTATTGCAGTTTGGTCTTCGATCATGTGAAAGGCTGGTATACACAtcagaatgaattaaatattctcttcCTGTGCTATGAAGATATGATCCAG GATCTTAGAGGTGCAGTACTTAAAATATGCAAATTTATTGGAAAAGAGTTGAGCAGTGAGGAAGTAGACAAAGTTGTGGAGATGTCTACATTCAAGAACATGAAAGCTGATCCCAGGGCAAATTTtgtaaaaacatatgaagagagttTCGGTATTTCAAACTTAACGCATATGCGCAAAG GAACTGTTGGAGACTGGAAGAATATTATGACAGTATCGCAAAGTGAAAGATTTGACAATGCTTTTCAAGCAAACATGAAGGATGTACCTCTCAAATTCATCTGGgatataaaagaaatataa